The Mycolicibacterium boenickei genome has a segment encoding these proteins:
- a CDS encoding amino acid ABC transporter permease, whose protein sequence is MTDAPPPAAIDAVPLRHPWRWVAAIVILILVGLFIYGAATNEAYGWSTYAKYLFDQRISEAAWNTLQLTIYSMVLALVLGVLLAVMRLSPNPVLKAVAWTYLWIFRGTPIYVQLVLWGLVPVIYKNIQIGVPFGPRLFEFSLSDPNVFWLAVLGLGLNEAAYMAEIIRGGLISVPEGQTEASVALGMSWGMTMRRTVLPQAMRVIIPPTGNEFISMLKTTSLVTAVPYSFELYGRSKDIGVALFEPVPLLLVASTWYLAITSVLMVGQYYLERHFSRGASRKLTSKQLEALAKAQTVAK, encoded by the coding sequence ATGACTGATGCTCCGCCGCCTGCCGCCATCGACGCTGTTCCGCTGCGACATCCGTGGCGGTGGGTGGCGGCGATCGTCATCCTCATCCTGGTCGGGCTGTTCATCTATGGCGCGGCGACCAACGAGGCCTACGGGTGGAGCACGTACGCCAAGTACCTGTTCGACCAACGCATTTCGGAAGCAGCCTGGAACACTCTGCAGCTGACCATCTATTCGATGGTGCTGGCGCTGGTTCTCGGCGTCCTGCTCGCGGTGATGCGGTTGTCGCCGAACCCGGTCCTCAAGGCCGTGGCCTGGACGTATCTGTGGATCTTCCGAGGGACGCCGATCTACGTGCAGTTGGTGCTGTGGGGTCTGGTCCCGGTGATCTACAAGAACATTCAGATCGGCGTGCCGTTCGGACCGCGGCTTTTCGAGTTCAGCCTGTCGGATCCGAATGTGTTCTGGCTGGCGGTTCTCGGGCTGGGGCTCAACGAGGCCGCCTATATGGCAGAGATCATCCGCGGCGGCCTGATCTCGGTGCCCGAAGGTCAGACCGAGGCCTCCGTCGCGCTGGGCATGTCGTGGGGAATGACGATGCGCCGCACCGTCCTTCCTCAGGCGATGCGGGTCATCATCCCGCCGACCGGCAACGAGTTCATCAGCATGCTCAAGACCACATCGTTGGTCACGGCCGTCCCGTACAGCTTCGAGTTGTACGGCCGCTCAAAAGATATCGGGGTCGCGTTGTTCGAACCAGTTCCACTGTTGCTGGTGGCCTCCACCTGGTACCTGGCCATCACCAGCGTCCTGATGGTGGGGCAGTACTACCTGGAGCGGCACTTCTCGCGGGGTGCCTCGCGCAAGCTGACCTCGAAACAGCTTGAGGCCCTGGCCAAGGCCCAGACGGTGGCGAAATGA
- a CDS encoding amino acid ABC transporter ATP-binding protein — MVRAESVCKNFGALHVLKGVTLDVGRGEVLCMVGPSGSGKSTFLRCINHLEQVNAGRLYVDGELIGYRERGGKLHEMPPRDAARQRRDIGMVFQHFNLFPHRTALENIIEAPVRVKRVKKDAALARAKDLLDQVGLAAKADAYPAQLSGGQQQRVAIARALAMNPKLMLFDEPTSALDPELVGEVLAVIKKLAGEGMTMVVVTHEMGFAREVADKLVFMDGGVIVESGNPREVMANPKHERTKEFLSKVM; from the coding sequence ATGGTGCGCGCGGAGAGCGTGTGCAAGAACTTCGGTGCCCTGCACGTCCTGAAGGGCGTGACACTGGACGTCGGCCGGGGCGAAGTGCTGTGCATGGTGGGCCCGTCGGGCTCGGGCAAATCCACGTTCCTGCGGTGCATCAACCACCTTGAGCAGGTAAACGCCGGCCGTCTCTATGTCGACGGCGAGCTGATCGGCTATCGCGAACGCGGCGGCAAGCTGCACGAGATGCCGCCGCGGGATGCCGCCCGGCAGCGCCGCGACATCGGCATGGTGTTCCAGCATTTCAACCTGTTCCCGCACCGCACCGCCCTGGAGAACATCATCGAGGCCCCCGTCCGCGTGAAGCGGGTGAAGAAGGATGCCGCGCTGGCCCGTGCGAAGGATCTGCTCGATCAGGTGGGCCTGGCCGCCAAGGCCGATGCCTACCCCGCGCAGCTGTCGGGCGGGCAGCAACAGCGGGTCGCGATCGCGCGGGCCCTGGCGATGAACCCGAAGCTGATGCTGTTCGACGAGCCAACCTCAGCGCTGGATCCCGAACTGGTCGGTGAGGTGCTGGCGGTGATCAAGAAGCTGGCGGGCGAGGGTATGACCATGGTGGTGGTCACCCACGAGATGGGGTTCGCCCGTGAGGTCGCCGACAAACTGGTGTTCATGGACGGCGGCGTCATCGTGGAGAGCGGCAACCCCCGCGAGGTGATGGCCAACCCGAAACATGAACGTACAAAGGAGTTCCTGTCGAAGGTGATGTAG
- a CDS encoding cytochrome ubiquinol oxidase subunit I has product MDALDVSRWQFGITTVYHFIFVPLTIGLAPLIAVMQTVWVVTGNGSWYRLTRFFGKLFLINFAIGVATGIVQEFQFGMNWSEYSRFVGDIFGAPLAFEGLVAFFVESTFIGLWIFGWTRLPRVIHLVCIWMVAFAVNASAFFIIAANSFMQHPVGAKFNPESGRAELIDFGALLTNNTAIWAFLHVVAGALLTAGTFVATVSAWLMVRDRRRAARGEGADGPAADAGTDSAGMYRPATILGSVVALAAVAVLFFTGDIQGKLMFVQQPMKMASAESLCDTQTDPDFSVLTVGTHNNCASVNHVIEVPYVLPFLAEGKFSGVTLEGVNDLQQKYEAKFGPGDYRPNLFVTYWSFRAMIGLMAVPLAFALLALWLTRGRRLPDQRWFGIFALITLPTPFLANSAGWVFTEMGRQPWVVVPNPTGDQMVRLTVQQGVSDHSAGTVFFSLAVFTLLYGVLAVVWFWLMRRYVTEGPQEHDSEPAPPAPPGEDESAPLSFAY; this is encoded by the coding sequence ATGGACGCTTTGGACGTATCACGGTGGCAGTTCGGTATCACCACCGTCTACCACTTCATTTTCGTTCCGCTGACCATCGGGTTGGCGCCGCTGATCGCCGTGATGCAGACAGTGTGGGTGGTCACGGGAAATGGCAGCTGGTACCGCCTCACCCGCTTCTTCGGCAAGCTGTTCCTGATCAACTTCGCGATCGGGGTGGCGACCGGCATCGTGCAGGAATTCCAGTTCGGCATGAACTGGAGCGAGTACTCGCGCTTTGTCGGCGACATCTTCGGTGCTCCGCTGGCATTCGAAGGTCTGGTCGCGTTCTTCGTCGAGTCCACCTTCATCGGATTGTGGATCTTCGGCTGGACCCGCCTGCCTCGGGTGATCCACCTGGTCTGCATCTGGATGGTGGCCTTCGCCGTCAACGCGTCCGCCTTCTTCATCATCGCGGCGAACTCGTTCATGCAGCACCCGGTCGGCGCCAAGTTCAACCCGGAAAGCGGACGTGCCGAGCTGATCGACTTCGGCGCCCTCCTGACCAACAACACCGCGATCTGGGCCTTCCTGCACGTCGTCGCCGGAGCCCTGCTCACCGCAGGCACGTTCGTCGCGACCGTGAGCGCCTGGCTGATGGTGCGGGACCGGCGCCGGGCCGCACGCGGCGAAGGGGCGGACGGTCCGGCCGCCGATGCCGGGACCGATTCCGCCGGGATGTACCGGCCGGCAACGATTCTGGGCAGCGTGGTCGCATTGGCGGCCGTGGCCGTGTTGTTCTTCACCGGCGATATCCAGGGCAAGCTGATGTTCGTCCAGCAACCCATGAAAATGGCTTCGGCCGAATCACTGTGTGACACGCAGACCGATCCGGACTTCTCGGTCCTGACCGTCGGCACGCACAACAACTGCGCCAGCGTGAACCACGTCATCGAAGTTCCCTACGTGCTGCCGTTCCTGGCCGAAGGCAAGTTCAGCGGCGTCACCCTGGAGGGCGTCAACGACCTGCAGCAGAAGTACGAAGCCAAGTTCGGGCCCGGCGACTACCGGCCGAACCTGTTCGTCACCTACTGGTCGTTCCGGGCCATGATCGGCCTCATGGCGGTGCCGCTGGCGTTCGCCCTGCTGGCGCTGTGGCTCACCCGCGGGCGTCGACTCCCCGACCAGCGCTGGTTCGGCATTTTCGCGTTGATCACCCTGCCGACACCGTTCCTCGCCAATTCCGCTGGCTGGGTCTTCACCGAGATGGGACGGCAACCATGGGTGGTGGTGCCCAACCCGACCGGTGACCAGATGGTGCGGCTCACCGTGCAGCAAGGTGTGTCGGATCATTCCGCTGGCACGGTGTTCTTCTCACTGGCGGTCTTCACCCTGCTCTACGGCGTCCTTGCGGTGGTCTGGTTCTGGCTGATGCGGCGCTATGTGACCGAAGGGCCTCAGGAACACGATTCCGAGCCGGCACCGCCCGCGCCTCCCGGCGAGGACGAATCCGCCCCGTTGTCGTTCGCGTACTGA
- a CDS encoding sulfurtransferase: MVSTREDVFVTVRELRERIASGEPVTVLDVRWSLAEPDGEPAYLVGHLPGAVYVSLDDELSDHTITGRGRHPLPSGADLQAGARRWGVRTGVPTVVYDDWNRAGSARAWWVLTAAGIDGVRILDGGLPAWTAAGEALQTGPVTPEPGDVDVVHDDLYHGALRTLTAEQTQSGVDLLLDARAPERFRGDVEPVDPVAGHIPGAVNLPSTQLLSTDGTLLPQARLRALLADRGVAAGGADVGAYCGSGVTAALAVAGLAAAGVEAALYPGSWSEWASNPDRPVATGEH; encoded by the coding sequence GTGGTTTCCACGCGTGAAGACGTCTTCGTCACCGTCCGTGAGCTTCGGGAGCGCATCGCCTCGGGCGAACCCGTGACCGTGCTGGACGTGCGTTGGTCACTGGCCGAGCCCGATGGTGAACCGGCCTATCTGGTGGGTCACCTGCCCGGCGCCGTCTACGTCTCTCTGGACGACGAACTGTCCGATCACACCATCACCGGGCGCGGACGCCATCCGCTGCCGTCGGGAGCCGATCTGCAAGCCGGGGCACGACGTTGGGGAGTGCGCACCGGTGTGCCCACCGTCGTCTACGACGACTGGAACCGAGCTGGATCGGCCCGGGCCTGGTGGGTGTTGACCGCGGCCGGGATCGACGGTGTCCGCATCCTCGACGGAGGTCTTCCAGCCTGGACCGCGGCGGGTGAGGCTCTGCAAACCGGCCCGGTCACGCCGGAGCCCGGCGATGTCGACGTCGTTCACGACGACCTGTACCACGGGGCGCTACGCACCCTGACCGCCGAGCAGACGCAGTCCGGGGTGGACCTGCTGCTGGACGCACGGGCGCCCGAACGGTTTCGCGGAGACGTGGAACCCGTCGATCCGGTGGCCGGCCATATCCCCGGGGCGGTCAATCTGCCAAGCACCCAGCTGCTCTCGACCGACGGAACGCTGCTCCCGCAGGCCCGGCTCCGCGCGCTACTCGCCGATCGTGGCGTGGCGGCCGGCGGTGCGGACGTGGGCGCCTACTGCGGGTCGGGGGTCACCGCCGCCCTCGCCGTGGCCGGCCTGGCCGCCGCCGGAGTGGAGGCGGCGCTGTATCCCGGGTCGTGGTCGGAGTGGGCATCGAACCCGGACCGTCCCGTCGCCACGGGCGAGCACTGA
- a CDS encoding HdeD family acid-resistance protein, with amino-acid sequence MESTAAPSLLPHLWKSALVGGILAILLGILVFIRPGAAIFVTAIFFGAYLLITGISQLVLAFSIRSSVGGRVLLFIGGAAALVLAVLCFINLQNSIELLAIWIGVGFIFRGVATAMSAIGDPLLPGRIWEIIVGIVSVIAGIIMFVAPLEGLVALTQVTGIILIVVGVFEVISAFGIRSDAKKLAAAVSPEGPA; translated from the coding sequence ATGGAAAGCACCGCTGCCCCAAGCTTGTTGCCGCACCTCTGGAAGTCAGCATTGGTCGGCGGCATCCTCGCAATCCTCCTGGGCATCCTCGTCTTCATCCGTCCCGGAGCAGCAATCTTCGTCACCGCCATCTTTTTCGGCGCGTACCTGTTGATCACCGGCATCTCGCAACTCGTGCTGGCGTTCAGTATCCGTTCCTCGGTCGGCGGCCGGGTGTTGCTGTTCATCGGTGGCGCCGCGGCACTCGTACTCGCGGTCTTGTGCTTCATCAACCTGCAGAATTCGATCGAGCTGCTGGCGATCTGGATCGGCGTCGGGTTCATCTTCCGCGGTGTCGCAACGGCGATGTCGGCCATCGGAGATCCGCTACTGCCGGGGCGCATCTGGGAGATCATCGTCGGCATAGTCAGCGTCATCGCAGGCATCATCATGTTCGTCGCTCCCCTGGAGGGCCTGGTCGCCCTGACTCAGGTCACCGGCATCATCCTGATCGTCGTCGGGGTGTTCGAGGTGATCTCGGCCTTCGGAATCCGCAGCGACGCCAAGAAACTCGCGGCCGCCGTCTCACCTGAGGGCCCCGCGTGA
- a CDS encoding ABC transporter substrate-binding protein, translating to MWRFAVVVAASGALAMSGCANNTESGGSETKTTTAAKVEKVDAIANTVPEPIKSSGKLIIGTDPTYPPNEFKDPAGKIIGFDVDLMNAVAATLGLTPEYRASLFDKIIPSVQGGNYNLGMSSFTDSKKREEQVDFVTYFSAGSSWAQKVGAGINPEDACGKKVAVQTATVQDTDEMPARNEKCLKEGKPAIQVVKFDDQTAATSAVMLGQADAMSADSPVTAYAIKQSNGKLEAAGEIFDSAPYGWAVQKGSPLAASLQQALQHLIDNGVYKQVAANWGAENGMIDKPVVNGAIN from the coding sequence ATGTGGCGTTTCGCGGTGGTCGTTGCCGCGAGCGGTGCGCTCGCCATGTCGGGTTGCGCGAACAATACCGAATCCGGTGGATCCGAAACCAAGACGACGACCGCGGCAAAGGTTGAGAAGGTGGACGCGATCGCCAACACCGTGCCGGAGCCGATCAAGTCGAGCGGCAAGCTCATCATCGGTACCGACCCGACCTACCCGCCCAACGAGTTCAAGGATCCGGCCGGCAAGATCATCGGCTTCGACGTCGATTTGATGAATGCGGTTGCCGCGACCTTGGGGCTGACTCCGGAGTACCGGGCGTCGTTGTTCGACAAGATCATCCCGTCCGTCCAGGGCGGAAACTACAACCTCGGCATGTCCTCGTTCACCGACTCGAAGAAGCGCGAAGAGCAGGTTGACTTCGTGACGTACTTCAGTGCCGGTTCGTCCTGGGCGCAGAAGGTCGGTGCGGGGATCAATCCCGAGGATGCGTGCGGCAAGAAGGTCGCGGTCCAGACGGCCACGGTGCAGGACACCGACGAGATGCCGGCCCGCAACGAGAAGTGCCTCAAGGAGGGCAAGCCCGCGATCCAGGTGGTGAAGTTCGACGATCAGACCGCCGCCACCAGTGCGGTCATGCTCGGGCAGGCCGACGCCATGTCGGCCGATTCGCCGGTGACCGCCTATGCGATCAAGCAGAGCAACGGAAAGCTTGAGGCGGCAGGAGAGATCTTTGATTCCGCTCCGTACGGTTGGGCGGTGCAGAAGGGTTCGCCACTCGCGGCGTCACTGCAGCAGGCGCTTCAGCACCTGATCGACAACGGTGTCTACAAGCAGGTGGCTGCGAACTGGGGCGCCGAGAACGGGATGATCGACAAGCCGGTCGTCAACGGTGCGATCAACTGA
- the cydB gene encoding cytochrome d ubiquinol oxidase subunit II, with the protein MGLQELWFILIAALFLGFVVLEGFDFGVGMLMAPLGSAGEGDPESRRRAVLNTIGPVWDGNEVWLITAGAAMFAAFPNWYATMFSALYLPLLAILFGMILRVVGIEWRGKIDDPKWRKWADIGIAAGSWLPAILWGVAFAILVRGLPIDADHRVDAAVGDVLNAYTLLGGLATASLFAFYGSVFIALKTSGPVRDDAFRFARALSLPVIVLAGGFGLWTQLAHGKPWTWAPLAVAVVALLISVALMWSRSREGWAFVATVVVVAAVVVLLFGSMYPHLLPSTLNPDWGVTIYNGSSTPYTLKIMTWASLTLLPLVLVYQGWTYWVFRKRISAERIPASIGLSRRSA; encoded by the coding sequence ATGGGACTCCAAGAACTCTGGTTCATACTCATCGCCGCTCTGTTCCTCGGATTCGTGGTGCTGGAGGGCTTTGACTTCGGCGTCGGGATGCTGATGGCCCCGCTCGGCAGCGCGGGCGAGGGTGATCCGGAAAGCCGCAGGCGGGCGGTGCTCAACACCATCGGCCCGGTGTGGGACGGCAACGAGGTGTGGCTGATCACGGCGGGCGCCGCCATGTTCGCCGCGTTTCCGAACTGGTACGCCACCATGTTCTCGGCGCTGTACCTGCCGCTGTTGGCAATCCTGTTCGGGATGATCCTGCGCGTCGTGGGTATCGAGTGGCGCGGCAAGATCGATGACCCCAAGTGGCGCAAGTGGGCTGACATCGGCATCGCCGCGGGATCCTGGTTGCCCGCGATTCTGTGGGGCGTCGCCTTCGCAATCCTGGTGCGTGGATTGCCGATTGATGCCGACCATCGAGTCGATGCCGCCGTTGGTGACGTGCTCAACGCGTACACCCTGCTCGGCGGACTGGCCACGGCGTCGTTGTTCGCTTTCTACGGCTCCGTGTTCATCGCCCTGAAAACCTCTGGGCCCGTACGCGATGACGCCTTCCGCTTCGCCCGGGCACTGAGCCTGCCAGTGATCGTGTTGGCCGGCGGCTTCGGTCTGTGGACGCAGCTGGCCCACGGCAAGCCCTGGACCTGGGCGCCGCTGGCCGTCGCCGTGGTCGCGCTCCTGATCTCTGTGGCGCTCATGTGGTCGCGGTCGCGGGAAGGCTGGGCGTTCGTCGCGACCGTGGTGGTCGTGGCGGCCGTCGTCGTCCTGCTGTTCGGGTCGATGTACCCGCACCTGCTGCCGTCCACGCTCAATCCCGATTGGGGTGTGACGATCTACAACGGCTCGTCGACGCCGTACACGTTGAAGATCATGACCTGGGCGTCGTTGACCTTGCTGCCTCTGGTCCTGGTGTATCAGGGCTGGACGTACTGGGTGTTCCGCAAACGGATTTCAGCGGAACGTATCCCGGCCTCCATCGGACTGTCGCGGCGGTCGGCCTGA